GGCCGGCATCATCAACGCGGCGGCCACCGCACCGACCAACACCGCGATCGCGAACCGCCACTGGCGCGCGCTCCCCTGCATCCCCTCACGGTAGCGGTCGGTCGCCGACGGCGTGGCTCAGCCGGTCGACCATCGCGCGTATCCGCTCCACCAGCTCCGGCGGCTCCAACACCTCGAAGTCGACGTCGAGGTTGGTCAGGTGCGCCGCGACGAAGGTCGGCCAGTCGGAGCCGGCGTACAGGTGGCAGCTGTGCTCGTCGACGTCCTCCAGCAGGCCGACGGTCGGCGGGATGAGCTCGCGCATCGCCGGCAGGCTGGCGTGCAACAGGACCTTCGCCTGATAGCGGTACGGCCGGGTGGAGACCGAGCGCGACACGTACGTCCCCGGCTCCTCCGGCATGTCTCGCGGCGTGAAGCGGCCATCGCGCGCGGCCACACCGGTCACGCGGTCGATCCGGAACGTCCGCCAGTCGTCACGGGCGAGGTCGAAGGCGACCAGATACCAGCGGCGGCCGGTGTGCACCAGCCGGTACGGCTCGACCGTGCGCTGGCTGGCCGGCCGGTCCTTCGGCGCATAGTCCAGCACCAGGCGCTGCTTGTCGCGGCAGGCCGACGCGATCGCGGTCAACACCTCGGCGTTGGCGGCCGGTGCCAGGTTGGGGATCGGCACGACCACGTCCTGCAGCGCGTTGACGCGTTGCCGCAGACGTGCCGGCAGCACCTGCTCGAGCTTGGCCAACGCACGTACGGACGTCTCCTCCAGGCCGGTGATCGTGCCGTTGGCGGCGATCCGCAGGCCGAGAACCACCGCCACTGCCTCGTCGTCTTCGAGCAACAGCGGCGGCAGTGCCGCGCCCGACCCGAGCCGATAGCCGCCGGCCACGCCTGGTGACGCGTGCACCGGATAGCCAAGGCCGCGCAGCTTGTCCACGTCGCGACGCACGGTCCGCACGTCCACGGCGAGCCGGGCGGCCAGGTCCGCGCCGGACCAGTCGCGCCGGCTCTGCAGCAGTGATAGCAGTCGGAGCAGCCGCGCGGACGTGTCCCTCATGCCGCCTACATTGCCAGCAATCGCGGACCATAAACGTCCTGGATTCTCGATAATGTGAGCACCATGGACGACAACGCCGTGACTCCATTCCGGATCGAGATCTCCGACGCCGCCATCCAGGACCTGCACGACCGCCTCGACCGGACCCGCTGGCCCGACGAGCTGCCGGAC
The nucleotide sequence above comes from Fodinicola acaciae. Encoded proteins:
- a CDS encoding helix-turn-helix transcriptional regulator, with amino-acid sequence MRDTSARLLRLLSLLQSRRDWSGADLAARLAVDVRTVRRDVDKLRGLGYPVHASPGVAGGYRLGSGAALPPLLLEDDEAVAVVLGLRIAANGTITGLEETSVRALAKLEQVLPARLRQRVNALQDVVVPIPNLAPAANAEVLTAIASACRDKQRLVLDYAPKDRPASQRTVEPYRLVHTGRRWYLVAFDLARDDWRTFRIDRVTGVAARDGRFTPRDMPEEPGTYVSRSVSTRPYRYQAKVLLHASLPAMRELIPPTVGLLEDVDEHSCHLYAGSDWPTFVAAHLTNLDVDFEVLEPPELVERIRAMVDRLSHAVGDRPLP